A window from Rhizobium sp. BG4 encodes these proteins:
- a CDS encoding DUF1656 domain-containing protein — protein MPAEFDLYGVYVPRLLVLMVLSLLLVMIVRRGLSWLGAYSLVWHRGLFDLSLYVLLLGAVSSLTRWYFA, from the coding sequence ATGCCTGCCGAATTCGATCTTTATGGCGTCTATGTGCCGCGCCTCCTCGTTCTCATGGTGCTCTCTCTTCTTCTCGTGATGATCGTCCGCCGCGGACTGAGCTGGCTCGGCGCCTATTCGCTCGTCTGGCACCGCGGCCTCTTCGATCTCTCCCTCTATGTGCTGCTCCTTGGAGCGGTCTCCTCTCTGACACGCTGGTACTTCGCATGA
- a CDS encoding FUSC family protein, with protein sequence MLALFVALSLDLPRPYWAMAAVYVVANPLAGATSSKGLYRALGTLLGASAAVFFVPLFVNAPELLSIVVALWTGTLLFISMLDRSARSYVFMLAGYSLPMIALPSVGSPETVFDTALARSEEIIIGIVCASLVSAVVFPASVSSLLGQRITTWLDDAGSWADEILRGEGASPATPLKRQKLASDVTGLDLVISQLGHDANGRDIVRHSRELRGRLLMLLPLFSSLADRLHALKSAGPELPPALSVLLNDAASWLQQGGAGKPDGTGASLRRRIDDVQRSESSQTGWNALLYRSALARLGEIVDLWHDCLTLRDEIASGRHAGPWHPVFRHRQVVGRVRHYDFALIAFAAGSVVAGIAVACFFWIFTGWQNGAGFVTMAAVACSFFAAMDRPAPFIRSMFIWSAVSLVISFTYIFAILPAVNSYELLVVAFAPPFLLLGLLITRPQFNMLAMLLSVNSASFIALQDRYTSDFTTFTNEAIAALAGIGFALVWTLIARPFGAELAAWRLVRAGWKDLAETAAGERRTDHERLSGRILDRLGQLVPRLAAVEDRELKKVDGFADVRLGFNVLMLQTKRKELSGASAVSIGRVLTGVSDFYRSRLDAGQAIDPPDMLRATIDDSLGTIAHEQAETRDNIDALVGLRRALFPEAPPPEHWPAPETIPTPLQIAAE encoded by the coding sequence ATGCTGGCGCTTTTCGTGGCGCTGTCGCTCGACCTGCCGCGACCCTATTGGGCGATGGCGGCCGTCTATGTCGTGGCAAATCCACTGGCGGGCGCCACAAGCTCCAAGGGGCTCTATCGCGCGCTCGGCACGCTGCTCGGCGCGTCGGCGGCCGTGTTCTTCGTTCCCCTTTTCGTCAACGCCCCCGAACTGCTGTCGATCGTCGTCGCGCTGTGGACGGGCACGCTGCTCTTCATCTCGATGCTTGATCGCAGCGCCAGAAGCTATGTCTTCATGCTTGCCGGGTATTCGCTGCCGATGATCGCCCTGCCCTCCGTCGGCTCACCGGAGACGGTCTTCGACACTGCGCTTGCCCGTTCGGAAGAGATCATCATCGGCATCGTCTGCGCCAGCCTCGTCAGTGCCGTCGTCTTTCCGGCCAGCGTCAGCTCGCTGCTTGGCCAGCGCATCACCACCTGGCTCGACGATGCCGGAAGCTGGGCCGACGAGATCCTGCGCGGCGAAGGCGCCTCGCCGGCGACCCCACTGAAGCGGCAGAAGCTCGCCTCCGACGTCACCGGCCTCGATCTCGTCATCAGCCAGCTCGGGCATGATGCCAACGGCCGCGATATCGTGCGCCATTCGCGCGAGTTGCGTGGGCGGCTGCTGATGCTGCTGCCGCTGTTTTCCTCCCTCGCCGACCGCCTCCATGCTTTGAAATCCGCGGGACCGGAACTGCCGCCCGCATTATCCGTGCTTCTCAACGACGCCGCATCCTGGCTGCAGCAGGGCGGCGCCGGAAAGCCGGACGGAACTGGCGCCAGCCTTCGCCGCCGCATCGATGATGTTCAGCGATCCGAAAGCAGCCAGACCGGCTGGAATGCGCTCCTCTATCGCAGCGCGCTTGCCCGCCTCGGCGAGATCGTCGATCTCTGGCACGATTGCCTGACGCTCCGTGACGAGATCGCCAGCGGCCGTCATGCGGGCCCGTGGCATCCGGTTTTTCGTCATCGCCAGGTGGTTGGTCGCGTCCGGCACTATGATTTTGCGCTGATTGCCTTTGCTGCCGGTTCGGTCGTGGCGGGCATTGCCGTGGCCTGCTTCTTCTGGATCTTCACCGGCTGGCAGAATGGCGCGGGCTTCGTGACCATGGCGGCCGTCGCCTGCTCGTTCTTCGCCGCGATGGATCGTCCGGCGCCTTTCATCCGCTCCATGTTCATCTGGTCGGCGGTGAGCCTTGTCATCTCCTTCACCTACATCTTTGCCATCCTGCCAGCGGTCAATTCCTATGAGCTCCTAGTCGTGGCCTTCGCCCCGCCATTCCTGCTGCTCGGTCTTCTGATCACCCGTCCGCAGTTCAACATGCTGGCAATGCTGCTCTCGGTGAACAGCGCCTCCTTCATTGCCCTGCAGGATCGCTATACGTCCGACTTCACGACTTTCACCAATGAGGCGATCGCAGCCCTTGCCGGCATCGGCTTTGCCCTCGTCTGGACGCTGATCGCAAGGCCGTTCGGCGCTGAACTTGCCGCCTGGCGGCTGGTGCGTGCTGGATGGAAGGATCTGGCGGAAACGGCAGCCGGTGAGCGGCGCACCGATCACGAGCGGCTTTCCGGACGTATTCTCGACCGCCTCGGCCAACTCGTTCCGCGCCTTGCCGCGGTCGAAGACCGGGAGCTGAAGAAGGTCGACGGCTTTGCCGATGTCCGTCTCGGCTTCAACGTCTTGATGCTGCAGACGAAGCGGAAGGAACTGAGCGGCGCGAGCGCCGTCTCCATCGGCCGCGTGCTGACAGGCGTTTCCGATTTTTACCGCTCGAGGCTCGACGCCGGTCAGGCGATCGATCCGCCCGATATGTTACGGGCGACGATCGACGACAGCCTGGGAACGATCGCCCATGAACAGGCGGAAACCCGGGACAATATCGATGCGCTGGTTGGCCTCCGCCGCGCACTCTTCCCCGAGGCGCCGCCACCCGAACATTGGCCCGCGCCCGAAACCATCCCCACCCCTCTTCAGATTGCAGCCGAGTAA
- a CDS encoding MarR family transcriptional regulator yields MTSYNSLQRVFTANLLSTGRQWRRAVDLALSSHGISEACAAPLLWIGRLGGGVRQVVLASHVGIEGPSLVRLLDQLETLGLVVRKDDPADRRAKGLYLTEEGSALAARMEAVLDELRGRIMQDVSKADLEAAVRVLQAFDNIDVTQTGAIEKEIEAAS; encoded by the coding sequence ATGACCTCCTACAACAGCCTTCAGCGCGTCTTCACCGCCAACCTGCTTTCGACCGGCCGCCAGTGGCGCCGTGCCGTCGATCTCGCCCTCAGCAGCCACGGAATTTCCGAGGCCTGCGCCGCCCCTCTGCTCTGGATCGGCCGCCTCGGCGGCGGTGTCCGGCAAGTGGTGCTCGCAAGCCATGTCGGCATCGAGGGCCCCTCGCTGGTGCGCCTCCTCGACCAGCTCGAGACGCTCGGTCTGGTCGTGCGCAAGGATGACCCGGCCGATCGCCGGGCCAAGGGTCTCTACCTGACCGAAGAAGGCAGCGCGCTTGCGGCGCGAATGGAAGCCGTACTCGACGAGTTGCGCGGACGCATCATGCAGGACGTCAGCAAGGCTGACCTCGAAGCCGCCGTGCGTGTGCTTCAGGCCTTCGACAATATCGACGTGACGCAGACCGGCGCCATCGAAAAGGAAATCGAGGCAGCGTCGTGA
- a CDS encoding SDR family oxidoreductase, whose amino-acid sequence MAGRLAGKIAIISGGATGMGGAASKLFAAEGAKVAIIDRNEAASAETVKAIRDAGGTAEYWVADVSDEMAVNDAVKGVEEKFGAVTVLFNHAGTIVIKPFLETTLEEWEWLHGVNVRSMFLMTKAVLPKMIASGGGSIVCTSSISAVAATPMEVLYDTTKGAVHMFARAIAVEFRDRNIRCNAVCPGFIRTPHGLREVAELQKLGVDVSDAAIAAQQGRIGEPEDVARAALYLASDDSNFVNGVHLFVDNGFTAI is encoded by the coding sequence ATGGCCGGAAGACTGGCAGGCAAGATTGCGATCATTTCCGGCGGCGCGACGGGCATGGGTGGGGCGGCATCGAAGCTCTTTGCAGCCGAGGGCGCAAAGGTGGCGATCATCGACCGCAACGAGGCCGCCTCCGCCGAGACCGTGAAGGCTATCCGGGATGCGGGCGGTACCGCCGAATATTGGGTCGCCGATGTCTCCGACGAGATGGCCGTCAATGATGCGGTGAAGGGCGTCGAGGAGAAGTTCGGCGCGGTCACGGTACTCTTCAACCACGCCGGCACGATCGTCATCAAGCCGTTCCTCGAAACGACGCTCGAGGAGTGGGAGTGGCTGCATGGCGTCAACGTCCGCTCGATGTTCCTGATGACCAAGGCCGTGCTGCCGAAGATGATTGCATCAGGTGGCGGCTCGATCGTCTGCACTTCGTCTATCTCGGCCGTTGCGGCAACGCCGATGGAAGTTCTCTACGATACGACGAAGGGCGCCGTGCACATGTTTGCCCGCGCCATCGCCGTCGAGTTCCGCGACCGCAATATCCGTTGCAATGCCGTCTGCCCCGGCTTCATCCGCACGCCGCATGGCCTGCGCGAGGTCGCCGAACTGCAGAAGCTCGGCGTCGATGTCTCCGACGCGGCGATCGCCGCCCAGCAGGGCCGCATCGGCGAGCCCGAGGATGTGGCGCGTGCCGCACTCTACCTCGCCAGCGACGACTCGAATTTCGTCAACGGCGTCCACCTCTTCGTCGATAACGGCTTCACGGCGATCTGA
- a CDS encoding helix-turn-helix domain-containing protein, which yields MDLAESKVAGRAIYQPGASSIEGLPTALQMFHAHPPVMVMPHWHAQVEVNYVMRGTVHYRMSDHQFSLKAGEMCLFWGGQPHQMDESSDDSIYAGAHLPLVYFFRMRLPVAISGQLMRGATMLTSATDAADNENFARWHRYATSGDPAKSQHAVDELLLRIERILLEPYSMIGLGAELAENDPPYAQSSRNVARMCDFIAANFMEDIDTIDIARAADLHPKYAMNLFKKSTGMTLSKYVNLLRLSRAQAMLMSEEANVLQVAMDSGFGSISAFNKSFRHIAGMSPSDFRRDLRSSGISTAN from the coding sequence ATGGATTTGGCGGAAAGTAAGGTCGCGGGAAGAGCCATCTATCAACCGGGTGCGAGCAGCATCGAGGGCCTACCCACCGCTTTGCAGATGTTCCACGCCCATCCGCCCGTCATGGTCATGCCCCACTGGCACGCGCAGGTCGAGGTCAACTACGTGATGCGCGGCACCGTGCATTACCGCATGAGCGACCACCAATTTTCCCTGAAAGCCGGTGAGATGTGCCTGTTCTGGGGCGGCCAGCCGCATCAGATGGACGAATCATCCGACGATTCGATTTATGCCGGCGCCCATCTGCCGCTCGTCTATTTCTTCCGCATGCGCCTGCCGGTCGCCATCTCCGGCCAGCTGATGCGCGGCGCGACCATGCTGACTTCGGCGACCGATGCCGCCGACAACGAGAATTTCGCTCGCTGGCACCGCTACGCGACCTCCGGCGATCCGGCAAAGTCGCAGCACGCCGTCGACGAGCTGCTCCTGCGCATCGAGCGTATTCTGCTCGAACCCTATTCGATGATCGGCCTTGGCGCCGAGCTTGCCGAGAACGACCCGCCCTACGCCCAGTCGTCGCGCAACGTGGCGCGCATGTGCGATTTCATCGCCGCCAACTTCATGGAGGATATCGACACGATCGATATCGCCCGCGCAGCCGATCTGCATCCGAAATATGCGATGAACCTCTTCAAGAAATCGACCGGCATGACGCTCAGCAAATATGTGAACCTGCTGCGGCTCTCGCGCGCCCAGGCGATGCTGATGAGCGAGGAGGCGAACGTGCTGCAGGTCGCCATGGACAGCGGCTTCGGTTCGATCAGCGCCTTCAACAAATCCTTCCGGCACATCGCCGGCATGTCGCCCTCCGATTTTCGCCGCGACCTGCGCTCTTCGGGAATTTCGACGGCAAACTGA
- a CDS encoding ABC transporter substrate-binding protein: protein MRFNLIGATAAVALLASGSAYAEQGTLTIWSWNVAASALKSTVEGFNKKYPDVKVDVQDLGNQQVFDKMLAACAAGGDGLPDIVTVENFEAEIFWNRFPDCFTNLKDLGYNADIQAKFPDFKRTELEVGDVAYAMPWDSGPVAVFYRRDFYEKAGVDPASIKTWDDFIAAGKKISEANPGVVMAQADFNGDSEWFRMISNEQGCGYFSEDGQSITINKPACVATLDKVKQMKDAGTLTAAIWDEKIQANTAGKVASQMYGGWYEGTIRSGSPDLSGKWGVYMMPSLTADGPHAANLGGSSLAIAANSENKEAAWNYINYALATNEGQVTMLKSFGLVPSLLSAVQDPFVNEPQPYWGGQKVWADILSTLPKIVPSRGTQFQTDADAIYKASQTKYFAGGYPDAKAALDDAAKQIATATGLPVAE from the coding sequence ATGCGCTTCAATCTTATCGGTGCGACGGCTGCTGTCGCGCTTCTTGCTTCCGGCTCCGCATATGCAGAGCAGGGCACGCTCACCATCTGGAGCTGGAACGTCGCCGCATCGGCGCTGAAATCCACAGTGGAAGGCTTCAACAAGAAATACCCCGACGTCAAAGTCGACGTTCAGGATCTCGGCAACCAGCAGGTCTTCGACAAGATGCTGGCCGCCTGCGCCGCCGGAGGAGACGGCCTGCCTGACATCGTCACCGTCGAAAACTTCGAGGCGGAAATCTTCTGGAACCGCTTCCCGGATTGCTTCACCAACCTGAAGGACCTCGGCTACAACGCCGATATCCAGGCGAAATTCCCCGACTTCAAGCGCACCGAGCTGGAAGTGGGCGATGTCGCCTACGCCATGCCATGGGATTCCGGCCCGGTCGCCGTCTTCTACCGCCGCGATTTTTATGAGAAGGCAGGCGTCGATCCGGCGAGCATCAAGACCTGGGACGATTTCATCGCTGCCGGCAAGAAGATCTCCGAAGCCAATCCCGGCGTCGTCATGGCCCAGGCCGATTTCAACGGCGACAGCGAATGGTTCCGCATGATCTCCAACGAGCAGGGCTGCGGCTACTTCTCCGAGGATGGCCAGTCGATCACCATCAACAAGCCCGCCTGCGTCGCGACCCTCGATAAGGTCAAGCAGATGAAGGATGCCGGCACGCTGACGGCCGCCATCTGGGACGAGAAGATCCAGGCAAACACCGCAGGCAAGGTCGCCAGCCAGATGTATGGCGGCTGGTATGAAGGCACGATCCGCTCCGGCTCGCCCGATCTTTCCGGCAAGTGGGGCGTCTACATGATGCCGAGCCTGACGGCTGATGGCCCGCATGCCGCCAACCTCGGCGGTTCGTCGCTGGCGATCGCTGCCAATTCCGAAAACAAGGAAGCGGCCTGGAACTACATCAACTACGCGCTGGCCACCAATGAAGGCCAGGTGACGATGCTGAAGTCCTTCGGCCTTGTTCCATCGCTGCTCTCTGCCGTCCAGGACCCGTTCGTCAACGAGCCGCAGCCCTATTGGGGCGGCCAGAAGGTCTGGGCCGACATTCTCTCGACCCTGCCGAAGATCGTGCCGAGCCGCGGCACGCAGTTCCAGACGGATGCGGATGCCATCTACAAGGCATCGCAGACCAAGTATTTCGCCGGTGGCTATCCGGATGCCAAGGCAGCGCTTGACGACGCTGCCAAGCAGATCGCCACCGCGACGGGTCTTCCGGTCGCAGAATGA
- a CDS encoding sugar ABC transporter permease, which translates to MPIRNRSAYAFLAPYLIVFATFWVWPIISSFLISFQNTRVNPWKFSLSANWGRLFGDPAFYNALYNTLIILVIQVPVMIAIATVMAVLLNSPLLKLRPLFRFAFFAPVVVGEVAYAAVFRLMFSIDFGIVNKLITSIGLPAVSWFDNANAAMALVIIAVTWRWAGYNAIIILAGLQSIPDDVYEAATLDRVSKTQQFFHITLPLLKPIILFCVVLSVIGTMQLFTEPFLITNRGGPGGGTETLGLLLYRQGFLSLNFGYASAVAYTMAALAVAISLLNLWVGREPK; encoded by the coding sequence ATGCCGATCCGCAACCGGAGCGCCTACGCGTTCCTCGCGCCCTATCTTATTGTTTTCGCCACCTTCTGGGTGTGGCCGATCATCAGCTCGTTTCTGATCTCGTTTCAGAATACGCGCGTCAATCCGTGGAAGTTCAGCCTCTCGGCCAATTGGGGGCGCCTGTTCGGCGACCCGGCCTTCTACAACGCGCTCTACAACACGCTGATCATCCTGGTGATCCAGGTTCCGGTGATGATCGCGATCGCCACCGTTATGGCGGTGCTCCTGAATTCGCCGCTCCTGAAGCTGCGCCCGCTCTTTCGCTTTGCCTTCTTTGCGCCCGTCGTCGTCGGTGAAGTTGCCTATGCGGCCGTCTTCCGGCTGATGTTCAGCATCGATTTCGGCATCGTCAACAAGCTGATCACCTCGATCGGTCTGCCCGCCGTCTCCTGGTTCGACAATGCCAATGCCGCCATGGCGCTCGTCATCATCGCGGTGACCTGGCGCTGGGCAGGCTACAACGCCATCATCATCCTGGCCGGCCTGCAGTCTATTCCAGATGATGTCTATGAAGCCGCGACGCTCGATCGCGTCAGCAAGACGCAGCAGTTCTTTCACATCACCCTGCCGCTGCTGAAGCCGATCATTCTTTTCTGCGTGGTGCTCTCGGTTATCGGCACGATGCAGCTCTTCACCGAACCCTTCCTGATCACCAATCGCGGTGGCCCGGGTGGCGGCACCGAGACGCTCGGCCTGCTGCTTTACCGCCAGGGCTTCCTGTCGCTCAACTTCGGTTATGCGTCAGCCGTCGCTTACACAATGGCAGCGCTCGCCGTTGCAATCTCGCTGCTCAATCTGTGGGTCGGGAGGGAGCCGAAATGA
- a CDS encoding carbohydrate ABC transporter permease: MKSKSQSLLLRKIALHAVLTPLAIIWLFPLWMMFIFSTMPDYGIFSPEIVLLPSTNFVANFQDLEAQTGFTRAMFTSISVAVIYTVLSVLLTSMAGWALARYRFAGRSVVVAIILGTITLPFAVVVIPQFIMVAREFKLANTWVALIVPPLFNSLGVLFMRQSFSMMPNELFDAARVEGVKEWQIFLRIALPLARPTMAALAIILFLVSWNNYLWPLLINSRPAMMTAPVALGTLIGLTKVSWGGIMAGATMLTAPILIIFVLLQRHFIAGIAAGAIK, from the coding sequence ATGAAATCCAAGTCGCAATCGCTTCTCCTCAGAAAGATCGCGCTGCATGCGGTGCTGACGCCGCTGGCGATCATCTGGCTCTTTCCGCTCTGGATGATGTTCATCTTCTCTACCATGCCCGACTACGGCATCTTCAGCCCGGAGATCGTTCTGCTGCCGTCGACGAACTTCGTCGCTAACTTCCAGGATCTGGAAGCGCAGACCGGCTTTACCCGGGCAATGTTCACCTCGATCTCGGTCGCCGTGATCTACACCGTGCTTTCGGTGCTCCTGACATCGATGGCAGGCTGGGCGCTGGCGCGCTACCGCTTCGCGGGGCGTTCCGTCGTCGTCGCCATCATCCTCGGCACCATCACGCTGCCCTTTGCCGTCGTCGTCATTCCGCAGTTCATCATGGTGGCGCGCGAGTTCAAGCTCGCCAATACCTGGGTGGCGCTCATCGTTCCGCCGCTCTTCAATTCGCTCGGCGTGCTCTTCATGCGCCAGTCCTTCTCGATGATGCCGAACGAGCTTTTCGATGCGGCGCGCGTCGAGGGTGTCAAGGAATGGCAGATCTTCCTGAGGATCGCGCTGCCCTTGGCGCGGCCGACCATGGCGGCGCTCGCCATCATCCTCTTCCTGGTGTCGTGGAACAACTATCTTTGGCCGCTGCTCATCAATTCGCGTCCGGCGATGATGACGGCACCCGTGGCATTGGGAACGCTGATCGGCCTCACCAAGGTTTCCTGGGGCGGCATCATGGCGGGCGCCACGATGCTGACCGCGCCGATCCTCATCATCTTCGTGCTCCTGCAGCGCCACTTCATCGCCGGCATCGCCGCCGGCGCAATCAAATAA
- the ugpC gene encoding sn-glycerol-3-phosphate ABC transporter ATP-binding protein UgpC, with protein MAELSLTNVIKRYGALEIIHGANLEVKDGEFVVFVGPSGCGKSTLLRMIAGLEDISGGEINIGGKVVNDVEPADRGIAMVFQSYALYPHMTVAENLSFGLRMNGNPKEDTEKRVQHAAGILQINELMQRRPKQLSGGQRQRVAIGRAIVREPEVFLFDEPLSNLDAELRVQMRVEISRLHKQLGTTMIYVTHDQTEAMTLADKIVVLRAGNIEQVGAPLDLYDDPANQFVAGFVGSPKMNFIKAVVTGKDTAGLTIALAADKNVRLTLPLAASLTEGTEVTLGVRPEHFGDAGKGDADLTVSVDVAEHLGNTSYIYATFGGEQLIIERPESRATGNRDSLTVSLFAKRSFLFDSTGQRLR; from the coding sequence ATGGCAGAGCTTTCACTCACGAACGTCATCAAGCGCTACGGCGCTCTCGAAATCATCCATGGCGCCAATCTGGAGGTCAAGGACGGCGAGTTCGTCGTCTTCGTCGGACCGTCCGGCTGCGGCAAGTCCACTCTTTTGCGCATGATCGCCGGGCTTGAGGATATTTCCGGCGGCGAGATCAATATCGGCGGCAAGGTGGTCAATGATGTCGAGCCCGCCGACCGCGGCATCGCCATGGTCTTCCAGTCCTATGCGCTCTATCCGCATATGACCGTTGCGGAAAACCTTTCTTTCGGCCTGCGCATGAATGGCAATCCGAAAGAGGATACCGAAAAGCGCGTCCAGCACGCCGCCGGAATCCTGCAGATCAACGAGCTGATGCAGCGCCGCCCGAAGCAGCTGTCCGGCGGCCAGCGCCAGCGCGTCGCGATCGGCCGCGCCATCGTCCGCGAGCCGGAGGTCTTCCTGTTCGACGAGCCGCTGTCGAACCTCGATGCCGAATTGCGCGTTCAGATGCGCGTCGAAATCTCCCGCCTGCACAAGCAGCTCGGGACGACGATGATCTACGTGACGCACGACCAGACGGAAGCGATGACGCTTGCCGACAAGATCGTGGTGCTGCGCGCCGGCAATATCGAGCAGGTCGGCGCTCCACTCGACCTCTATGACGATCCGGCAAACCAGTTCGTCGCCGGCTTCGTCGGTTCGCCGAAGATGAATTTCATCAAGGCTGTTGTCACCGGCAAGGACACTGCGGGACTGACGATCGCGCTCGCTGCAGACAAGAATGTCCGGTTGACGCTGCCGCTTGCCGCGTCACTTACCGAGGGTACCGAAGTGACGCTCGGCGTCCGTCCGGAGCATTTCGGCGATGCCGGCAAGGGCGATGCCGACCTGACCGTCAGCGTCGATGTCGCCGAGCATCTCGGCAATACCAGCTACATCTACGCAACGTTCGGCGGCGAGCAGCTCATCATCGAGCGGCCGGAATCGCGCGCCACCGGCAATCGCGACAGCCTCACCGTCTCGCTCTTCGCCAAACGCAGCTTCCTGTTCGACAGCACCGGCCAACGCCTGCGCTGA
- a CDS encoding aldo/keto reductase, producing MSSEQPIRWGIIGPGTIARTFADGIAHSRTGKLAAIATRNPDKPGLGDGFPGARIVNGYDALLTDAEIDAIYIATPHTGHAEWAIKAIRAGKHVLVEKPIALSAYDADAIYHEARKAGVFAGEAFMYRVHPQTAKIVELVKSGVIGTVRIIRSSFGFNMGSFKSEHRLFSNDTAGGGILDVGGYPVSMARLIAGAVEGKPFLEPEKVSGVAHLGQSGVDEWASAVLKFPNSIIAEVSCSIMANQDNTLRIIGSDGRIEVKDFWFASGHKGGTGKIEIIKGNEQETVEVKEDRWLYSFEVDAAGDAIRAGKHEFTSPGMSWADSVGNLRVLDQWRASVGLEYGVEKATKRTLNLAGAPVKLGNSIPKREIPGILKPASVVTLGFEFFPNFAAASLTLDAFYEAGGNAFDTAYVYGGGKTEAIFGDWHTSRKVSRDEIVLIGKGAHSPLCYPDMIAKQLDQSLDRLKTDYVDIYFMHRDNTAVPVGEFVDAMDSEVKRGRIRGIFGGSNWTRARMEEAITYADKNRKTAPAALSNNFSLAEMLDPIWAGCVAASDDEWKAWLNKKQIPNFAWSSQGRGFFTDRAGRDKHDDEEIVRCWYSDRNFERRDRAIELANKLGRSPIHIALAYVIAQPFPVIPLIGPRTIAELEDSLSALDIKLTPDQVKWLEG from the coding sequence ATGAGCTCAGAACAACCGATCCGCTGGGGCATTATCGGTCCCGGCACCATCGCCCGCACCTTTGCGGATGGCATCGCGCATTCGCGGACCGGCAAGCTTGCAGCGATCGCGACGCGCAATCCCGACAAGCCCGGCCTCGGCGACGGCTTCCCGGGCGCCCGCATCGTCAATGGCTATGACGCGCTGCTCACCGACGCCGAGATCGACGCGATCTATATCGCCACCCCGCATACCGGCCATGCCGAATGGGCGATCAAGGCGATCCGCGCAGGCAAGCATGTGCTCGTCGAAAAGCCGATTGCGCTTTCCGCTTACGATGCCGACGCCATCTATCACGAGGCCAGGAAGGCTGGCGTCTTTGCCGGCGAAGCCTTCATGTATCGCGTCCATCCGCAGACCGCGAAGATCGTCGAGCTGGTGAAGAGCGGCGTCATCGGCACCGTCAGGATCATCCGCTCCAGCTTCGGTTTCAACATGGGCAGCTTCAAGTCCGAGCACCGGCTGTTTTCCAATGACACCGCAGGCGGCGGCATTCTCGATGTCGGCGGCTATCCGGTGTCGATGGCGCGGCTGATCGCCGGGGCTGTCGAAGGCAAGCCTTTCCTGGAGCCGGAAAAGGTCTCGGGCGTTGCCCATCTCGGCCAGTCCGGTGTCGACGAATGGGCCTCGGCGGTGCTGAAATTCCCCAACTCGATCATCGCCGAAGTCTCGTGCTCGATCATGGCCAACCAGGACAACACGCTGCGTATCATCGGCTCCGATGGACGTATCGAGGTCAAGGATTTCTGGTTCGCATCCGGCCACAAGGGCGGCACCGGCAAGATCGAGATCATCAAGGGTAACGAGCAGGAGACGGTCGAGGTCAAGGAAGACCGTTGGCTCTATTCCTTCGAGGTCGATGCCGCAGGCGATGCGATCCGCGCTGGAAAGCATGAGTTCACCTCGCCGGGCATGAGCTGGGCCGATTCTGTCGGAAACCTGAGGGTTCTCGACCAGTGGCGCGCTTCCGTCGGCCTGGAATACGGGGTCGAGAAGGCAACGAAGCGGACGCTCAATCTCGCAGGCGCACCGGTCAAGCTCGGCAACAGCATCCCGAAGCGAGAAATTCCAGGCATCCTGAAGCCCGCTTCGGTCGTGACGCTGGGCTTCGAATTCTTCCCGAATTTCGCCGCCGCATCGCTGACGCTCGATGCCTTCTACGAGGCAGGCGGCAATGCCTTCGACACGGCCTATGTCTATGGCGGTGGCAAGACGGAGGCGATCTTCGGCGACTGGCACACGAGCCGCAAGGTTTCGCGCGACGAGATCGTGCTGATCGGCAAGGGCGCCCATTCGCCGCTTTGCTACCCTGACATGATCGCCAAGCAGCTCGACCAGTCGCTCGACCGTCTCAAGACCGATTACGTCGACATCTATTTCATGCACCGCGATAACACGGCCGTCCCGGTCGGCGAATTCGTCGATGCTATGGATTCAGAGGTCAAGCGCGGCCGCATCCGCGGCATTTTCGGCGGCTCGAACTGGACCCGGGCGCGCATGGAAGAGGCGATCACCTATGCCGACAAAAACCGCAAGACGGCGCCGGCAGCCCTTTCCAACAACTTCTCGCTGGCCGAGATGCTGGATCCGATCTGGGCCGGTTGCGTCGCGGCTTCCGACGACGAGTGGAAGGCGTGGCTGAACAAGAAGCAGATCCCGAACTTCGCCTGGTCGAGCCAGGGCCGCGGCTTCTTCACCGACCGCGCCGGCCGCGACAAGCACGACGACGAGGAAATCGTCCGTTGCTGGTATTCGGATCGCAACTTCGAACGCCGCGACCGGGCCATCGAACTCGCCAACAAGCTCGGCCGCAGCCCGATCCATATCGCGCTCGCCTATGTGATCGCCCAGCCCTTCCCGGTCATCCCGCTGATTGGCCCGCGAACGATCGCCGAACTGGAAGACAGCCTCTCGGCACTCGACATCAAGCTGACGCCCGATCAGGTGAAGTGGCTGGAAGGCTGA